DNA from Denticeps clupeoides chromosome 7, fDenClu1.1, whole genome shotgun sequence:
cacactgctccccgggcgcctgtcatggtgcccactgctcactcagggtgatgggttaaatgcagaggacaaatttcactgtgtgcaccttgtgctgtgctgctgtatatcacgtgtgacaatcacttcacttcacttaaccctgagtgtctccgggggggactgtccctgtaactactgattgtaagtcgctctggataagggcgtctggtaaatgctgtaaatggaaatgtgtctctctgtgttctAGTCTGTGGAGAGAGAACCCGGGTGACGTAATATCTGCTACAAATTAGTGGAAGGTTCCAGATCCGAACTAACAGGGTACTGCGAGGAACCGGAAttttcagtttgtaatgtgcgCGCGGAGGCTGGAAACTGACACTGCGGGTGTTTGACCTGACGCGACCCGACTTATTTTGGTGGTGTCCGCAGGGCGGGAACGACTACGAGATCTTTGAGGATCCGCGCACCATCGGGTTCCAGGTCTACTCCCCCGAGGACACGGCCAGGCTCTGCCGAGAGCTCTTCTTCAACGCCCCACCCAACGAGTCCTGACGTGTCCCCACATGACCCCTACCTGCCATCGGTGCCTCTGACTCTCGCCCCCTGTGGGCAGGGCTGGTACTACATGTGACTGACTTGTCCGCGGCCGCCATTTCCAACTGTGAAGGACACCCGCACGGAACTGGAACCCAAAGGGAACAGCTGGATTTTAAATTCCAAGCGGCCGATTGGCGCTTCTGGACAgtttaaacaaatattttatttttcccactcgagattttaattaaattgctgAATTGTGAGTTTACATTGTGGATGTAGCGAGTTTTTAATGATAGAGGACCACGTGCAGATATCATCTTCCTGACCTGTGATTTGCCGGAAAAGGCCACTCTGTTAATTAACTTTAATTAAGCTGTTTTAGAGGAATGACATATGGAACTGTGTAACATATTTGGATgatctgtaaatgtatgtaattatttatgttttgaaTAATGTACAGATGATGAAATATCATGTTTCGTTAAATCCGGGCACGGTCTCCGCCCGGATGTTGCACGGGAACGACCTCAGTGGTCAGATAGGACGGGTGGGGCCAGTGTCAATGGAAACACTCCCATGATGCAATGTGCACTAACTATGTATCGTGTCACATGACAATTTGTGCTGTATGCAAATGTGCTCCTTCAATAATGATTAAAACAATCTGGAATCTTTCAGTTGCCTGATTAATTagtaaaatgataataataaatggcCTGGGCTCAATGAGACAAtcataaaatgcttttattactcttttaaatttcacattaaaatgacaaacacCAGTCACAGTGACCTGACCGGAAACAAAGTGCtcagaaatattacaaataaaaaaaacaatattgtacTACAAACATgagaaaagtaataaaaatgatagAAAATATGCATAGAAACCTGATACTACACGGTGGAATGGGAATAATGGGACATGCAACTAACACAGTAACACTGACGCGATGGCGTGACGCTACCGTCACCGCCGTTTCACTCTTTACTACGGTAGGAAAGGAGAAGAAAcgtgtaaatgtttatttagtAAAAGGGCTTTTTATCGCCCTGAATCGGCCCCCTGGTCCTAATACCGGGGGGCGGGGCAGTCAGTTTGGCAGTACTTTATTAGATATTTTAAAACTATGGTGCCCAGTCCAGCATATAACAACTTAAGAGACCACAAACGCAtcaacttaaaaataaatatgtaaataaataaatatctagaTAAATAATTGAGAAACTTTCTGTAACTCATGCTAATAATCCGTCTGAAGTATAATTCTCATTCGTCTGTCCCCTCTTTCATTATCTTCTCACCACCACGTGACCTGTCCATGTGTCCTCGCCACCTGCAGCCCTACTTCCTGTTCCTGTCTCTCGCCCGTCTCACTCTCCGGCCACACTTGAAAATAAAAGATAAGGATCGGTCCGGACCGCGCCCTACGAGCTGATGATCTGGCCCGACCACGTCTCGTGCTTCGTCCCGGGGTTCAGGTGTGTGATGACCACCTCCACGGCCTGCATCTTCAGGTTCTTGGGCGGGACGGGGCAGACCTTGTAGGTGACCTCGTCCCCCTCCACGGGGACGTACTCCCCTTCGATGCTGTTGGAGATACAGGCTGGTGTTACATGTTGACCGGGTCTAACGTACATTTCTGGGGAACGTGCACCCACTCTGAGATGTGGACGAAGATGTCCTCGCCGCCGTGGGAGGGCCGGATGTGGCCGTGGCCCTGTGACCTGGAGAAGGTTTTACAGACGCCCTTGAAGACTGGTCCTGAGGTGGCCCGCACCGTGCTGAGGGGGCAGAGAGAGGCGAGTTAGGGTGGAGGCGGGGCCGTGATGGAGGATGGGGCGGGGCTTACGCTGAGTAGGTGCGGGTGCGTTTGGTGGGCAGCGGGCTGGGCAGCTCCCCCGGCAGCAGCGGCGGCCGCTCCCACACTCGGCTGCCCTCCCGGATGAAGGGGAAGGAGAGGGACAGGGGGTTGCTCCGCGGCGACTGCAGGGTGGGGTTGGTGGGGGAGGACAGGCTCGGGTCTGCCATGTCGGCGAGGCGGGAACAATGTCCTGCGGAGAATAAAAACAGGCTGAATTACTGTTCACCGCGTACCTCGCTCGTACTAGACACCGCAGATCAGCAGACTTCAACATTTTAATACGAAGCTCCGCCAGACTGAATCTGGAGAAATATGGACAGAGCGACAGCTACAGTGATCAATAAAATAAGCACAGGACTGCGGGTTTCcaggagtttgtgtgtgtgttgtaggtgtgtatctatgtgtgtctgtgagtgtgtgtatgtgtatacgtatgtgtgtatatgtatttatatgtgtatgtgtgtgtatacaagtgtgtgtgtatacgtatgtgtatacatatgtgtgtgtatacgtgtgtatttgtgtatatgtatgtgtgtatacgtgtctgtgtatatacttgtgtgtgtgtataaagtgaagtgattgccacatgtgatacacagcagcacagcacacagtgcacacagtgaaatttgtcctctgcatttaacccatcaccctgagtgagcagtgggcagccatgacaagcgcccggggagcagtgtgtggggacggtcctttgctcagtggcgcctcagtggcaccttggcggatcgggattctgattacggggccgcttccttaaccgctaggccaccactgccccatgtgtgtgtgtatatgtgtgtgtatatgtatacatatgtgtatatgtgtgtgtatgcatgtgtgtgtgtatacgtatgtgtgtgtatatgtgtatatatgtgtgtatatgggtgtatatttgtatacgaatgtatgtatatgtgtgtgtatatatgtgtgtgtgtatgtatgtgtgtgtgtgtgtgtatatatatgtatgtgtgtatgtgtgtgtgtatatgtgtgtgtgtatgcatgtgtgtgtgtatacgtatgtgtgtatacgtgtatatatgtgtgtatgtgtgtatatttgtatacgaatgtgtgtatgtgtgtatgcatgtgtgtgtgtatatgtatgtgtgtgtatacgtgtatatatgtgtgtatgtgtgtatatttgtatacgaatgtgtgtatgtgtgtgtgtgtgtgcatgtgtgtgtgtgtatacgtatgtgtgtatacgtgtatatatgtgtgtatgtgtgtatatttgtatacgaatgtgtgtatgtgtgtgtgtgtgtgtgtgtgtgcgtgtgtgtgtgtgtatgcatttgtgtgtgtatatgtatgtgtgtgtatacgtgtatatatgtgtgtatgtgtgtatatttgtatacgaatgtgtgtatgtgtgtgtgtgtgtgtgtatgcatgtgtgtgtgtatacgtatgtgtgtgtatacgtgtatatatgtgtgtatgtgtgtatatttgtatacgaatgtgtgtttgtgtgtgtgtgtgcatgtgtgtgtgtgtaattatcaTTCCTCTCAGTCTCTACTGAGGAACAACAGGCCTCAGTGTGGATCTGCTGCCATGTTGTTCGGGGCCGGAgccaaaaatgacacaaaagcGCCTCTGTTCGTTTCCACGGACGTGACGGGGTCAAAGTTTCAAGGTGACCGGTGTCACGCAGAGTGGCGATTTCACGCGAGTGACGTCACAGCGGCAGATCGTGAGCGTCTTACGTCACGGGGCAATACAGCACGAGCCCagttctgcacacacacacacaaacacacacatacatatacatatatacatatatgattTCCTTTAAAAACCGATGTTCTCCGCTTCGGAATCTGACCCGAATTCGGCCGCGGACTCGCGCTTTTCCCGGATTCCAGAAAATTCCGGGGTCTGAAGCGACGGGATGCCGCACCGCGGAGACGCGAAACGTCCTTTACGGTCACATCCGGTAACAGCAGGCGACGCCCGGTCCGGAACGCGGTGACAAACGGGACAATCCAGCACGACAAAAAGCGACACTTACCGGAGCAAACGGAGCGGAATGAGACGGTCCCGCGGCCCGCGACGCCCCGCTGGATGCGGAGGGAGGAGGCTGGGCGTGGCCGCGGGGGCGTGGCCGCGTGACGTCACAGATCACCGCTACGTCAGGACGCACGATAACTTGTCGACAAAATCTGTacttttaaattattctttttttttatttgtgtgttatttaaGGGTCGATTTATAAGGCGTTTCGTCTATTATTTTAACTTGAACACCCACAGGAGAAGAAACCTAATTCATAAAATTTCGCCACATTTTATATCAGAATAGTTTTGTGAATGATTTGCATGGGAGAAGATCTTCTGGCTTTCAAACTTATTCATAGAGTTTACCCAGTTAAAACATAATGTTAAAGGTTTTAAAGAGATGTTGAATGGGATTCCGTTTCACCTCACCTGAAACGTCGGTTGGACCGACTTAACGGGCCAACTTCTGAGTTCCATTAATCCTTGCCATAGTGACTTTTGagtttgtaataataatgaatgttaGAAATATTGCAGAAAATTATGGGACAGAAGAAGGGaaaatatgtatgttttattcCTAGAAAAAGACCAGCAATCGACACTCAAAAAAAGCTCAATAAATAAGCAAGTTCTTATGAACACAATTCCCTGTGTTGCTCCAGGACTGTCCTTAGTGCTGGATGCAGGGACCCTCCTCGGGTCTGTCCTAAATGACCAGGATGGGGACGCTGGTCCCGAACAACTGTTGAACACAGGTGATCCAGGAGGTAGAGTTGAGCCAGTCTCACTGGTTTCAATCACTAACTGTTCCACCAGGACAGAAGGCCCAGGCCCGGTTCACTAATGGAGccctggggggaaaaaatccatCCATCACAATTCCCAAATTATAACAGTGAGAAAGAGACGCGCCCCATAAACCTcacttttataataattataaatcaACATAAATACGAACAACTCACAGCAAAAAAAGAGTGTTAATATGAGCCGCTTACTATCAGCGTGTACGGAGGCTCTTTTTTCTGGCCGCTCTCTTCCACCCCGCTGGCCGCAGGGGTCTCGGCGGCGGCGCTCGGACCCGAGGGCAAGGTGTCCAGGAAGACCTCGTCCGACACTCGGAAGCGGATGTCCTCGCCCTGGTCCATGTAGAGGTCGTGGGCTCCCTCGTCCGTCTCGTACTCCCACACCCACACCTGCTCCGCCTCGTCGCTGGACAGGCGGTGAAggaatgcatgctgggaagtgGCGAGCAGCTCCAGACGCCGTCGTTATGAAGTGAAATTGGAGCAGACAGACATTACAGCAGGATACAATTTAGCAGGTTGCTGCAGCGACTCCGGAGGAATCAGGACATCGTCAAAGAACCCCAGACtcactgcaaataaaaataaaaaaggtttttttaaaaaaaaaaaaaaaagtgtaaaggtACGGAGCCGCATTTATTGTGCAGGTGGAAGCTCACCGTGTACGCCCTCCTGGCTGCAGTACTTGATCTTTCCCAGCAGGATCTCGTCCAGGAAAGGGTGGAAAACGACGTATCGGAAGTGAACTGGGAACACAAGTAGGTTATTTTCATTtgtagaaagaaagtgaagtgattgtgaaacactgcagcacagtgacatgtgtcctctgtatttaacaatcacccttggtgagcagtgggcaccatgacaggcgcccagggagcagtgtgtggggacgggaccctcaaggggacctcagtggcaccttggcggatcaggactcAAAcaggcaacgttctgattacaggtcttaTGATGGCCACAGTAGAAATATGCTTCTTGTATTAAATTGCACAATAAAAAGCAGTCAAAATAAAAGCGCTGTTTATCTGAGCAATTTAAATTCTAACAAGCCCCAGTCTCTCAAACATTGGCTGAATATGGATTTATCTGAAGTTTTCCTTATTTCCATGAAACActtatgatgtgtgtagagacaTACTTTTACTTGAAGGAGAGTCGGGAAAACAGACCTTCAGACTTTATAATCAGTTTTCTTGCCTTTGGTGTGAGAAGCGCCGTCTCCCGGGAAGATGAAGGAGTCCTCCATCTTGGTGACGTCATACAGACAGACGCACAGGCCGACGTTGTAAACAACCTGCACACAACACGCAGCAGAGGCTCAGCCCGCCCGCTGGAGACATTTTCACTCTCTTTCCGGCACAAGATGCGCGGACCGGCGGCTCTCACCTTGTTCGCCAGCTTCTTGTTCAGCTCCTCGACTATCGCGTCGTTCAGCGGCCGCTGGAAGTTCCACGGCGGGATCCGGACGGTGTCGATCATCTCCACCAGGACGAACATCCTGCGAGCCTTCACCCCTGACCCCTACACGCCTAAATGCCAGCCGCTGTCGAGACACACGCGTCAAACGTGGCTGTAGTTTTAATCTGGTCCAGCATGGCTGCCGTCAACCGACACGTCGCTCGCACGCGCTGTCATTTCACGACAGGGCGTCACCATTTGCGTTCTGTCgtaaaaacagcagcaggacTTATTCTAAAGTGATATTTAACATATCAATGTAGTATGTATTCACGTATAAATGTATTCAATATAAACAACCATACGATAATGAAAAAGAACTCAATCCGATTTATGGGTAGAcaaaaatcataattaattactattaataatttattactaTCCatcttttaatgaaatttacTTGTTTTACCTTAGAgctaatttaacatttattaaatgcTTCCTTCAGCCTTTGTTACATGGCAAATTCTAACCTGCAGCTATTTAGAAAAAGAGAAGATCGTAAGAATAAGTATTTATCCAGCAataaaacaagatttaaaagtACTCAATTAGCTGAAACTAAATTGCTGTGAGTAATTAGAGATTGTGGtggggaaataaaataaaaaaaatattcaggcacatcagataaatattttatttccattcaGAAAGATGGTCTAAAATCTGTCCTGACATCTGGCGATCTATAAAACTGCAAACAATCAAAACAGAGAGTGATGTGTCTGAAATAACCAGGATTAAGAAAGCAGATGATTCACAAggggaaaagaaaatgacattaAACGCGCCAAAAGTAAACTGAAACCACGGAACAACGCACTGGTTTAGAGAATTGTTCAGAATAAAACAGTTACAAAATTCATTGTTAGAacatattactattttttttttttccccatttagaCATAGCATTGAATGGTCACGGATTCATGGAAAACCgcagaaaatgtaaatatattcatGCCAGAACACAGGCCCTCCGCCTTCACAGCCAATTTGGAAcaaattctgtttttaaaagCGGAAATCCAGGCACAGACTGGACTAAAGTCCACAGATTTCCCATTTTCCCCTTGTCTGCTGATCCCCACCCAACAATTGCACCAAAAAGCAGTCGGAACTGCACCGAACACGCAGCGGCaccagctttatacaatcaaacCACGCCAAGGCCCAAACGGTGGAATCCGGGAGTGAGGGCTGGAGTTAGAGAGACTGCAACAAAACCTTTCAGAAGCCGAGCCAAGGAGTGGCCCAACAAAGTGGGCGGGGCCTTAAATTAGACATACAGGACCAATCTCAATGTGAATATGACACATTACAGTTAACATGAACAATCCTGACATTCTTCATTACGGAACGTAACAGATTCTAGGGAGACCTGGTCCTGCAGGGTTCTGGTGCAGATCCAGTTCTCGCCACTCGGGAGTGTGAAATGTGTTACTACGACGACGAAGCAGAAGCTGGAGTGTACTGCTAGCACTACTTTTAGTTAATGGGTCAGGAGTTGTTTGCTTTCATAcaacaaatatacacattttcaacagcagccacgtgtgtgtgtgtgtgtgtgtgtgtgtggggacgggcgGGCGTGTGCGCGTTCAATTTGTACAGCGacctgtggggggggggggggagtgtgtgtgtgtgtgagagggagtgTGTTCAGGGAGGTGGAGTCAAGCCAGGTGCCTCATCATTTCCACCGCTTTGTGCAATCCCGCCCCTCTCAAaaaagccccgcccctcccgctCTCTCAGCACGACACCCGGCTCAGTGCTGCAGCTCCTTCATCCTGTTGAGGGCGCTGCCGGCCTGGAACCACTCGATCTGCGTCTCGTTGAAGGTGTGGTTGAGCTCGATGGTGTCCTCGCTGCCGTCGCCGTGTTTCACCACCGCTTTCAGGGGCTGCGCAGGAGAAAACTGAGTCGTCACCACAGGAGCATAGTCAGCCTCAGCAGACGTGAAAATAAAACTGGATCTATTACCTTGCCAGGGGCAAAGGACTTGAGGCCAACAATGGAGATCTTGTCATCAGGACGGATCTTGTCATAGTCTCTGGGGTCGGCGAAGGTCAGGGGCAGCAGGCCTTGCTTTTTCAGGTTGGTCTCTGACAGTGAGAgggttaacaaaaaaaaaaatgaactcatAACTTCACTAGATTTAAGACTACGTTTaagtaattttaatttttttttttttttaagcactaaAAGAGTGAGTGAGGAGGGGTCGAAGACAGACCACCACAGACCATGGATCCTGGCGAAGCTCTTGACTATGATGGCCCGCCCTCCCAGGTGCCGGGGCTCGAGAGCGGCGTGCTCCCTGCTGGACCCTTCACCGTAGTTCTCATCCCCGACCACCACCCAGTGCACGCCATTGGCCTTACACAGAAAAAGGAAGACACCACATCATGCAAAATGattattcttcattttcattctaatacgcaatttaaataaaatcgaATACATTAATGGCTCGTACCTTGTAGTGGCGGGCCACGTCGGGAACGCCTCCGTACTCGCCAGTCAGGTAGTTGCGGACCTTGTTGACCGCGTCGTTCTCGCTGTTGACCGCCCCGATCAGCAGGTTGTTGGAGATGTTGTCCAGGTGACCGCGGAACTTGAGCCAGGGGCCGGCGGCACTGATGTGGTCAGTGGTGCACTTGCCTTTTACCTGCGGTGACGCAACGGAAACGATGCAGAATCATACAGCAATTAAATCAttagaaaaaaatgctgatccaactttgatgttacgtccttaaaacaagtcaaaaatgGCGCTCAGTAGggggtgtggcctccacgtgcctgtatgacctccctacaacgcctggcatgctcctgatgaggtggcagatggtctcccctcagggatctcctcccagacctggactaaagtatccaccaactcctggtggtgcaatgtggtgttggtggattgAGGGAGACATGATGGgaaatttttgtaaaaaaggtttggggaacgggcgggccagttcATAGCGTCAATTCCTTTGTCTCGCATGGTCTTGCAATAgaaggaacccagggccaaccgcaccaccatatggtctcacaaggggtctgaggatctcatcttggtaccagtcaggctacctctagTGAGCACACGGAGGACTGTgcagccccccaaagaaatgccaccccacaccattactgacccacaaaccggtcatgctggagaatgttgcaggcagcagaacgccAGACTCATGCCTGTCACATGCggtcagtgtgaacctgctttcatctgtgaagagcacagggtgccagtggcgaatttgcaaATCCTGGTGTTCTCTGGTAAACTCCAAatgtgctgcacagtgttgggctacAAGCACAACCTCCACTTGTGGATGTCAggccctcatggagtctgttccTGACCatttggggacgtcttgctgaTTTGCTATAATTTCTACCTGATGTCTATTCCATtcgcacaacagcatgtgaactTGATGGTGAATCAGTGTTGATTCCTAAGCGGACAGTTCGATTTCtcagaagtgtgactgacttggagttacgTGTGTTGGCTAGGTGCTCCATTTATTTTTCGAACGGTGTTCAGGATTAGaacattaaacacaatttttagAATTAAGAAATCAAATATTGAAGTAGCATAACTAAGGTGACTGGGAttgtagtaacctagtgggcaAAACCCTACAACTACCGTTGTGCCCctaaacaagacacttaaccgtgagtgtctccagggggacagtccctgtaactactgagtaatacgctctggataagagtgtctggtaAACGCTGAAATGTACGTTTTGGCAATAAATAGAGCAAAATATCAAAAATCACTTAATATATTCATGTCTGTATCGATTGGGAACCCTAATAAGGACCGACTCATTTATAAATAGAATCCTCCAGGAAAAGGTCATGAAGTGATAAAATAAGAGTACAGAGAGCAGCACAGACAGAATGGCGGTACCTTGATGAGGACGCTCAGGTTCTCCAGGTCCTTCCCGCTCCACTTGTCGAagggctccagcagctgcagccgGTTGCTGGCCGGGTTGACGTCGACACGGACCGAGGTGCCGTCCTCGGGCGGGTGCTGGTAGGTGTCCTGGCCGGGGTCGAAGTCGCGGAGGGGCAGCTCGTCACCTGTGGGTGGCTGCAGCTTGAACTTCTCACCGTTGGCCCCGGTGAGGTAGTCCCTCTCGGGGTCAAATTTCAGGGTACCAGCGATGGCCAGTGCGGTGAcaatctgtacaaaaaaaaaaaaaaaaaaaaaaaaaaaaaaagatataatatatattcattccTTTTTCATGACTCCTTTTCTTTGCACACATGACTGTTAGTCCCCAAATACCTCAGGCGAGGTCACAAATGCGTGGGTGGCTGGGTTGGCATCGTTCCTGGCAGTAAAGTTCCTGTTGAAGGACGTGACGATGGTGTTCTTCTCCCCTTTCTTCACGTCTTTCCTGAggtgcagaaaatattaaaagatAGACAGATACAGGGCACGGAGAGAACAGGGAGGAATCCTTAAAGGATCAAAAGCTTGAGCAAGGATTTTCCCAATATCCAGAATATCCGAATCCTTCTCAGGAGGACGTCCTCTGATGGGGAAGTGGGGACCATTTCTGCACTGCCTCAGTTCATTTCTATGTTATAATATTGtactataatttaataaaaataaaatgttgagtGACTAACATTAAAACGGTACGAAGGATCTCACCTGTCCCACTGACCAATGCAAGGCCCACAGGCGTTGGCCAGAACCACCCCACCAGCTTCCCTCAGGATCTGAGCCTGTACAGATAGAAACGGCAGCAGTGAGGGGACCAGGCCGGAGGCGGCCAACAGAACGCCGCTGCTCGTGCTCCCAACTCACGTATCCGTCGCGCTCGATGGTGGCGCGGATCTGCTCCGACCCGGGGGTCACCGTGAACTGGGCCTTGCACTTGAGGCCGTGGTCCAGCGCCTGCTTGGCCAGGGAGGCGGCACGACCCATGTCTTCATAGCTGGAGTTGGTGCAGCTGCCGATCAGACCTGGGGAGTAAGAAACAAGACATGGACGTTCATATTAGTCACAGAATcgcatgaaaaataaaatgctactAACGACACCATCACTAATCTTCTTTTTCTAGCATTTGTGCAAACAACAAGCAGGGCGTTGGCACTAAATACTGACCCACTTTCACTTCCAGGGGCCAACCGCTCTTCTCAGCCACAGAACCAACCTCGGACACCGGGTGGGCCAGGTCAGGGGTGAAGGGCCCGTTGATGTGGGGCTTCAGCTGACAGAACGATGAAAGAATGAAActatcaggtttttttttttttttttttttaaatcggtTCTGAACACCCAGGACCACACGTTCGAGACGCAACGTGCATACCTCGCTGAGGTTGAGCTCAATCAGCTGGTCGTACTCACAGCCGGCGTCGGGCACCAGACAGTCCTTATACTCATCAGCCAGAGCAGCGATTTCTACAGGAGCCAAGaagacaaatataaaatatatataaaaatgtaaatttgccgGCCGGGTCGCTACGTACCTCCACGGCCGGTCTTCTCCAGGTAGGTCTTCATGCGGTGGTTGTAGGGGAACACCGAGGTCGTGGCGCCGATCTCGGCTCCCATGTTGCAGATCGTGGCCATCCCTGCAGGACGAGGTCagctgttattattaaaatatgatttgAAGTTCTTAAAGATCCCCTATCAAAAACTGacagatgatttaacattaatacgagttccccagtCCGTCTACGGTcctagaaatggcgatgggtgtaaagagtgtttggtCGTTCTGCATCACCGTTCAGggagcagctcagacggtcggatctgacgtcataaggggaaaggttacctcccgtttctcatgcccagagaatttctgcCCAGATAATTacctgcccctcccctaaaacatcatctccaccgaccgtcatggcttccaaacatgtgaagcactgcagttgctcggtgattggggcaaagggaagagaaaaaaaaaaaaaaaaaaaaaatggtgggaggcgttgacgtcatttccgcaaatgccgctcaatttctataggccgctcgcctcctcattagcatttaaagctgcagatGGTGAGatggaaatctcactgtgggactggatcaaagtggctataattctgcaccaagaaaCCAGATatagaattaggggaccaaacAAGACCGAAATAAAATCAAACCTTCAACATCAGGAGGGCATTTGGAGGCCATGTTGCAGTCAAACATGTCACTCTGTAACAGTACACCGCATGAACTGGTGAAGTCCAGCAGTGACCTCTGCACCAGTCAGACCTACAGGTCTCACCCGTGCAT
Protein-coding regions in this window:
- the LOC114793693 gene encoding cold shock domain-containing protein C2-like — encoded protein: MADPSLSSPTNPTLQSPRSNPLSLSFPFIREGSRVWERPPLLPGELPSPLPTKRTRTYSATVRATSGPVFKGVCKTFSRSQGHGHIRPSHGGEDIFVHISDIEGEYVPVEGDEVTYKVCPVPPKNLKMQAVEVVITHLNPGTKHETWSGQIISS
- the LOC114793687 gene encoding DNA-directed RNA polymerase III subunit RPC8-like, with translation MFVLVEMIDTVRIPPWNFQRPLNDAIVEELNKKLANKVVYNVGLCVCLYDVTKMEDSFIFPGDGASHTKVHFRYVVFHPFLDEILLGKIKYCSQEGVHVSLGFFDDVLIPPESLQQPAKFDEAEQVWVWEYETDEGAHDLYMDQGEDIRFRVSDEVFLDTLPSGPSAAAETPAASGVEESGQKKEPPYTLIGSISEPGLGLLSWWNS
- the LOC114793660 gene encoding aconitate hydratase, mitochondrial-like; this encodes MADIVRQSCRPTGSGRFRGFKSRTVTSAGSDASLSVNKMASYCMTVTRLRLALGDGARRLHVSAAFSAKAKVSMSRFEPDSSVNYQNLHSNVNIVRRRLDRPLTLSEKIVYGHLDDPHGQEIVRGRTYLRLRPDRVAMQDATAQMAMLQFISSGLPRVAVPSTIHCDHLIEAQAGGAQDLRKAKEVNHEVYNFLATAGAKYGVGFWKPGSGIIHQIILENYAYPGVMLIGTDSHTPNGGGVGGICIGVGGADAVDVMAGIPWELKCPKVIGVKLTGSLSGWTSPKDVILKVAGILTVKGGTGAIVEYHGPGVDSISCTGMATICNMGAEIGATTSVFPYNHRMKTYLEKTGRGEIAALADEYKDCLVPDAGCEYDQLIELNLSELKPHINGPFTPDLAHPVSEVGSVAEKSGWPLEVKVGLIGSCTNSSYEDMGRAASLAKQALDHGLKCKAQFTVTPGSEQIRATIERDGYAQILREAGGVVLANACGPCIGQWDRKDVKKGEKNTIVTSFNRNFTARNDANPATHAFVTSPEIVTALAIAGTLKFDPERDYLTGANGEKFKLQPPTGDELPLRDFDPGQDTYQHPPEDGTSVRVDVNPASNRLQLLEPFDKWSGKDLENLSVLIKVKGKCTTDHISAAGPWLKFRGHLDNISNNLLIGAVNSENDAVNKVRNYLTGEYGGVPDVARHYKANGVHWVVVGDENYGEGSSREHAALEPRHLGGRAIIVKSFARIHETNLKKQGLLPLTFADPRDYDKIRPDDKISIVGLKSFAPGKPLKAVVKHGDGSEDTIELNHTFNETQIEWFQAGSALNRMKELQH